Proteins encoded in a region of the Bradyrhizobium sp. CB3481 genome:
- a CDS encoding DUF2059 domain-containing protein: protein MKSLSRILSAAGLAVGLALTAVPAEAQQKNAPAAPATTQLKPGSPAAIAAAKEILAMKNASAMYANAVPNLVEQTKNVLMQSNLNYQKDLNEVAVIIAKNLAGREKEIGDGMAQVYANEFTEQELKDLVTFYKSPLGQKLLANEPRAIQFSMSYMNQWAQQFAETINGQFRAEMKKRGKEI, encoded by the coding sequence ATGAAGAGCCTTTCACGGATTTTGTCGGCGGCCGGCCTTGCAGTGGGACTGGCCCTGACCGCCGTTCCGGCCGAGGCGCAGCAGAAAAACGCGCCCGCAGCGCCCGCGACCACGCAACTGAAGCCCGGTTCGCCGGCGGCGATCGCTGCCGCGAAGGAAATCCTGGCGATGAAGAATGCGTCGGCGATGTACGCCAACGCCGTTCCCAATCTCGTCGAGCAGACCAAGAACGTGCTGATGCAGAGCAATCTGAACTATCAGAAGGATCTCAACGAGGTCGCGGTGATCATCGCCAAGAATCTGGCGGGCCGCGAAAAGGAAATCGGCGACGGCATGGCGCAGGTCTACGCCAACGAGTTCACCGAGCAGGAGTTGAAGGACCTCGTGACCTTCTACAAGTCGCCGCTTGGCCAGAAGCTGCTCGCGAACGAACCCCGCGCCATCCAGTTCAGCATGTCCTACATGAATCAGTGGGCGCAGCAATTTGCCGAAACGATCAACGGCCAGTTCCGCGCCGAGATGAAGAAGCGCGGCAAGGAAATCTGA
- the rpiA gene encoding ribose-5-phosphate isomerase RpiA, with the protein MNMDQLKRQAAAQALEQVQDGMKLGLGTGSTARHFVDLLGERVAGGLRVVGVPTSEATRAQAEACKIPLTTLDEVDRLDLTVDGADEMDPALNLIKGGGGALLREKIVAAASDRMIVIADDTKWVDVLGRFPLPVEVIPFGLAATQRAMAAAFAQSGVSGQMGLRKGRDGHVFVTDGGHWIVDAHLGRITDAPRLADLLSLIPGVVEHGLFIGLASTAILAGAQGIRVVERR; encoded by the coding sequence GTGAACATGGACCAATTGAAGCGCCAGGCGGCGGCGCAGGCGCTGGAGCAGGTACAGGACGGCATGAAGCTGGGGCTCGGCACCGGCTCGACCGCCAGGCATTTCGTCGATCTGCTCGGCGAGCGGGTGGCGGGGGGCTTGCGTGTGGTCGGCGTACCGACCTCGGAGGCGACCCGTGCCCAGGCCGAAGCCTGCAAAATTCCCCTGACCACGCTCGATGAAGTCGACCGGCTCGATCTCACGGTCGATGGCGCCGACGAGATGGATCCCGCGCTGAACCTGATCAAGGGCGGCGGCGGCGCGTTGCTGCGGGAGAAGATCGTGGCGGCCGCGTCGGATCGCATGATCGTGATTGCGGACGACACCAAATGGGTCGATGTGCTCGGCCGTTTCCCCCTACCTGTCGAGGTGATCCCGTTCGGGCTGGCCGCAACCCAGCGGGCCATGGCCGCGGCATTTGCCCAAAGCGGCGTTTCCGGGCAAATGGGGCTCCGCAAGGGCAGGGACGGCCACGTTTTTGTCACCGATGGCGGCCACTGGATTGTCGATGCCCATCTTGGGCGCATCACGGATGCGCCGCGTCTGGCGGACCTGTTGAGCCTGATCCCGGGTGTCGTCGAGCACGGGTTGTTCATTGGCCTGGCCAGCACCGCCATCCTGGCAGGTGCGCAGGGAATTCGCGTAGTTGAGCGGCGGTAA
- a CDS encoding SDR family NAD(P)-dependent oxidoreductase, which produces MRELAGKTAFVTGGAAGIGLALGRAFAQAGMKVMLADIEADALQAAVASLREISPDISGTVCDVADAASVERAAEASFDAFGKVHVVCNNAGVAAGGGIDHVSLDNWRWVIDVNLMGVVHGIKSFLPHIRAHGEGGHIVNTASMAGMHAGLGLSPYHASKFAVVSMSEGLAVQLKPHGIGVSVLCPSYVRTRIGESGRNRPPRYGQSQPLDPASPAAAMLAEIIRNIDAGLAPEVVGARVLSAIHNDELYIFTHPGMRAQVEGRFAAILAAMDEVSPP; this is translated from the coding sequence ATGCGGGAGCTTGCCGGCAAGACGGCATTTGTGACCGGTGGCGCCGCCGGGATCGGGTTGGCGCTCGGCCGGGCGTTCGCCCAGGCCGGCATGAAGGTGATGCTGGCCGATATCGAGGCGGACGCGCTGCAGGCTGCCGTCGCGAGCCTGCGGGAAATTTCGCCCGATATCAGCGGCACCGTTTGCGATGTCGCCGATGCCGCAAGCGTGGAACGCGCCGCGGAAGCCTCATTCGACGCCTTCGGGAAGGTGCATGTGGTCTGCAACAATGCCGGCGTCGCGGCCGGCGGCGGCATCGACCACGTCTCGCTCGACAATTGGCGATGGGTGATCGATGTGAACCTGATGGGCGTCGTGCACGGCATCAAGAGCTTCCTGCCGCACATCCGCGCCCACGGCGAGGGCGGCCATATCGTCAACACTGCGTCGATGGCGGGAATGCATGCCGGGCTGGGCTTGAGCCCTTATCACGCGAGCAAATTCGCCGTGGTGAGTATGTCGGAAGGTCTCGCGGTGCAGCTCAAGCCGCACGGCATCGGCGTCAGCGTGTTATGTCCGAGCTATGTGCGCACCCGCATCGGCGAGAGCGGACGCAATCGTCCCCCGCGCTATGGCCAGTCGCAACCGCTCGATCCTGCCAGTCCGGCCGCGGCGATGCTGGCCGAGATCATCCGAAACATCGATGCCGGGCTTGCGCCGGAGGTGGTCGGTGCGCGCGTACTGAGCGCGATCCACAACGATGAACTGTATATTTTCACCCATCCGGGCATGCGGGCCCAGGTGGAGGGGCGGTTCGCGGCCATTTTGGCGGCAATGGATGAGGTTTCGCCCCCATAA
- a CDS encoding HAD hydrolase-like protein, giving the protein MSFPRTVVFDLDGTLVDTAPDLIAALNYVLDREGLPPLPFESARNMIGAGARKLIERGLEVEGRVTSVDDLNRLTRDFIDYYATHIADASRPFEGLEVALDELKVLGCRFAVCTNKLEWLSKRLLDQLGLSGRFSAICGADTFGVAKPDPIILQQTVARAGGSIATTIMVGDAGPDVGVARRAGVPVIGVEFGYTDVPIAELKPDRLIGHMSDLPAAVEALSKVPSRS; this is encoded by the coding sequence ATGAGCTTTCCCCGCACCGTTGTCTTCGACCTAGACGGCACCCTCGTCGATACCGCGCCGGACCTGATTGCCGCGCTCAATTACGTGCTCGACCGTGAAGGGTTGCCGCCTCTCCCTTTCGAATCGGCGCGCAACATGATCGGCGCCGGCGCGCGCAAGCTGATCGAGCGCGGGCTCGAGGTCGAGGGCCGGGTCACGAGTGTCGACGACCTCAACCGCTTGACCAGAGATTTCATCGATTATTACGCCACCCACATTGCCGACGCCTCGCGGCCGTTCGAGGGGCTGGAGGTCGCCCTTGACGAACTCAAGGTGCTGGGCTGCCGCTTCGCGGTGTGCACCAACAAGTTGGAATGGCTGTCAAAGCGGCTGCTCGACCAATTGGGCCTGAGCGGACGATTTTCGGCGATCTGCGGCGCCGACACTTTCGGCGTCGCCAAGCCTGACCCGATCATCCTGCAGCAGACGGTGGCACGGGCCGGCGGGTCTATCGCCACCACCATTATGGTCGGCGACGCCGGCCCGGATGTCGGCGTGGCGCGGCGGGCCGGGGTTCCCGTGATTGGGGTCGAGTTCGGCTATACCGACGTTCCGATCGCCGAATTGAAGCCGGACCGGCTGATCGGCCATATGAGCGACCTGCCGGCGGCGGTGGAAGCCCTCAGTAAAGTTCCATCCCGTTCCTAA
- the moaA gene encoding GTP 3',8-cyclase MoaA, whose amino-acid sequence MSGSPSPDHLLRPMVDPFGRTIRYLRVSVTDRCDLRCFYCMSEDMTFLPKKDLLTLEELDRLCSAFIAKGVRKIRLTGGEPLVRRNVMSLVRSLSRHLGSGALDELTLTTNASQLARFAAELSDCGVRRINVSLDTLDAQKFRAITRWGDLDKVLAGIEAAREAGLAVKINAVALKNMNEEEIPSLMEWAHGKGMALTLIEVMPMGEIGEGRIDQYVPLSLVRARLAQHYTLTDLDENTGGPARYVRVGETGGKLGFITPMTHNFCESCNRVRITCTGTLHTCLGHEDASDLRKPLRASADDDLLSATIDRAIGLKPKGHNFIIDRRHNRPSVSRHMSVTGG is encoded by the coding sequence ATGAGCGGATCTCCGTCACCCGATCATCTGTTGCGTCCGATGGTCGACCCCTTCGGCCGGACCATCCGGTACCTGCGCGTATCGGTGACCGATCGCTGCGACCTGCGCTGCTTCTACTGCATGTCCGAGGACATGACGTTCCTGCCGAAGAAGGACCTCCTGACGCTCGAGGAACTCGACCGTCTCTGCTCGGCCTTCATTGCCAAGGGCGTGCGCAAGATCCGTCTCACCGGCGGCGAGCCCTTGGTCCGGCGCAACGTGATGTCGCTGGTGCGCTCGCTGTCGCGGCACCTTGGCAGCGGCGCGCTCGATGAGTTGACGCTCACCACCAACGCTTCGCAACTGGCGCGCTTCGCCGCCGAGCTCAGCGATTGCGGCGTCCGCCGCATCAACGTCTCGCTCGACACGCTCGATGCGCAAAAGTTCCGCGCCATCACGCGCTGGGGCGATCTCGACAAGGTGCTCGCCGGCATAGAGGCGGCACGCGAGGCCGGCCTTGCGGTCAAGATCAACGCCGTGGCGCTGAAGAACATGAACGAGGAGGAAATCCCCTCGCTGATGGAATGGGCGCACGGCAAGGGCATGGCGTTGACGCTGATCGAGGTGATGCCGATGGGCGAGATCGGCGAAGGCCGGATCGACCAGTATGTGCCGCTGTCGCTGGTGCGCGCCCGCCTCGCCCAGCACTACACGCTGACCGATCTCGACGAGAATACCGGCGGCCCCGCGCGCTACGTTCGGGTCGGTGAAACCGGCGGCAAGCTCGGCTTCATCACACCGATGACGCATAATTTCTGCGAGTCCTGTAACCGGGTACGGATCACCTGCACCGGCACGCTGCACACCTGCCTCGGCCACGAGGATGCCTCCGATTTGCGCAAGCCGTTGCGGGCCTCCGCCGACGACGACCTGCTGTCTGCTACGATCGATCGCGCGATCGGGCTGAAGCCCAAGGGGCATAATTTCATCATCGACCGCCGGCATAACCGCCCGAGTGTTAGCCGCCACATGAGCGTTACCGGTGGTTGA
- a CDS encoding TRAP transporter small permease subunit, producing MRPLLALSNLIDWLNEKLGGICNWLVLAACVVSAANAMIRYAFGYSSNAWLELQWYMFAVFVMFGASYTFKKNEHVRVEILYLMLSERGQLKLDLIGTLFFLIPSCLLLSYLSWPFFMQAYAVGETSSNAGGLLRWPIKLVVPVGFVFLALQGVSEVIKRIAALQGYVVIDAKYERPTQ from the coding sequence ATGCGCCCATTGCTGGCACTGAGTAATTTGATCGACTGGCTCAATGAGAAGCTCGGCGGTATCTGTAACTGGCTAGTGCTCGCTGCCTGCGTCGTCAGCGCTGCCAATGCGATGATCCGCTACGCGTTCGGCTACTCCTCCAACGCCTGGCTCGAACTGCAATGGTACATGTTCGCCGTCTTCGTGATGTTCGGCGCTTCCTACACTTTCAAGAAGAACGAGCATGTCCGGGTCGAGATCCTCTATCTGATGCTGTCCGAGCGTGGACAGCTCAAGCTCGATCTGATCGGCACGCTGTTCTTCCTGATCCCGTCCTGCCTGCTGCTCAGCTATCTGTCGTGGCCGTTCTTCATGCAGGCCTATGCGGTGGGTGAAACTTCGAGCAACGCCGGCGGCCTCCTGCGCTGGCCGATCAAGCTCGTCGTTCCCGTGGGCTTCGTATTCCTGGCGCTGCAAGGCGTCTCCGAGGTGATCAAGCGCATCGCGGCACTGCAGGGTTATGTCGTGATCGATGCGAAGTACGAGAGGCCGACTCAATGA
- a CDS encoding TRAP transporter large permease subunit, translating to MITLETMPPLMFGGLILAMLIGFPVAFTLAALGLSFGFLSIHLGFFDLNFLQAIPGRIFGSVLSNELLLAIPFFTFMGSVLERCGLAEDMLDSMGQLFGPVRGGLGYSVIIVGFILGAITGTVAAQVIAMALISMPVMLRYGYNTRYITGVLAASGTITQLVPPSLVLIVMADQLGKSVGDMYLGAWGPSILQIVLFAGYTFFLGIFRPHHVPAVPKEARTLTGWALWKKCLMGIIPSAVLIFVVLGTMMLGLATPTEAGAMGAIGAIVLAAIHHKDLSDKGHKMLLLGIAATGVAVIVGILLGEGKVLKLTFAVLYLAVVWLCLEAVRIPDLRDLIKQGYESTMRLSTMVVFILIGSTCFSVVFLGVSGGVWLEHHLTSLPGGVWGFLIFINLFIFFLAFFLDFFEIAFIILPMVAPIAQKVLAPVVGADAALIWFGVMLCVNMQTSFLHPPFGFALFYLRGVAPKEVKSSDIYWGALPWIGLQAIMVAIVIAFPVTVTALLDAPRNVDLDKVRIEVPEIELPPLDFGPQKQ from the coding sequence ATGATCACGCTGGAGACGATGCCGCCGCTGATGTTCGGCGGCTTGATTCTGGCCATGCTGATCGGCTTCCCGGTGGCCTTCACGCTAGCCGCGCTCGGGCTGTCGTTCGGCTTCCTGTCGATCCATCTCGGCTTCTTCGACCTGAACTTCCTGCAGGCTATCCCGGGCCGCATCTTCGGCAGCGTGCTTTCCAATGAATTGCTGCTGGCGATCCCCTTCTTCACCTTCATGGGCTCGGTGCTGGAGCGATGCGGCCTCGCCGAGGACATGCTGGACTCGATGGGCCAGCTGTTCGGCCCGGTCCGTGGCGGCCTAGGCTATTCCGTGATCATCGTCGGCTTCATTCTCGGCGCAATCACCGGCACGGTGGCGGCACAGGTCATCGCCATGGCGCTGATCTCGATGCCGGTGATGCTCCGCTACGGCTATAACACCCGCTACATCACCGGCGTGCTCGCCGCATCCGGCACCATCACGCAACTGGTGCCGCCCTCGCTGGTGCTGATCGTGATGGCCGACCAACTCGGCAAATCGGTCGGCGACATGTATCTCGGCGCCTGGGGACCGTCGATCCTGCAGATCGTCCTGTTCGCCGGCTACACGTTCTTCCTCGGCATCTTCCGGCCCCATCACGTGCCGGCCGTGCCGAAGGAGGCGCGGACGCTGACCGGCTGGGCGCTGTGGAAAAAATGCCTGATGGGCATCATTCCCTCGGCCGTTCTGATCTTCGTGGTGCTCGGCACCATGATGCTCGGTCTGGCGACGCCGACCGAAGCCGGCGCGATGGGCGCCATCGGCGCCATCGTGCTCGCGGCGATCCATCACAAGGACCTCAGCGACAAGGGGCACAAGATGCTCCTTCTCGGCATCGCCGCTACCGGCGTCGCCGTGATCGTCGGCATTCTCCTCGGCGAAGGCAAAGTGCTCAAACTGACCTTCGCGGTGCTCTATCTCGCGGTGGTCTGGCTCTGCCTGGAAGCCGTCCGCATTCCGGACCTGCGTGATCTGATCAAGCAGGGCTATGAGTCGACGATGCGCCTCTCCACCATGGTGGTGTTCATCCTGATCGGCTCAACCTGCTTCTCGGTGGTGTTCCTCGGCGTTTCCGGCGGCGTCTGGCTCGAACACCATTTGACCTCGCTCCCCGGCGGCGTCTGGGGCTTCCTGATCTTCATCAACCTGTTCATCTTCTTCCTGGCGTTCTTCCTCGACTTCTTCGAGATCGCCTTCATCATCCTGCCGATGGTGGCGCCGATCGCGCAGAAAGTGCTGGCACCGGTCGTCGGCGCGGATGCCGCATTGATCTGGTTCGGCGTGATGCTCTGCGTCAACATGCAGACCTCGTTTCTGCATCCGCCCTTCGGCTTTGCCCTGTTCTATTTGCGCGGCGTCGCGCCTAAGGAGGTCAAGAGTTCCGACATCTATTGGGGAGCCCTGCCGTGGATCGGTCTGCAGGCTATCATGGTGGCGATCGTGATCGCTTTTCCGGTTACGGTGACGGCCTTGCTCGACGCCCCTCGGAACGTCGATCTTGACAAGGTCAGGATCGAAGTACCGGAAATCGAGCTTCCGCCGCTGGATTTCGGTCCTCAAAAGCAATAG
- a CDS encoding TRAP transporter small permease subunit, with protein MQSLLKLSHGIDAFTRWTGKRLAWLILLAVIISAVNAAVRKTFDVSSNSWLELQWVLFGIVFLLCSPWTLLDNEHIRIDIVNNLFPKRVRDIIDLVGHIFFLLPLTIVMIVTGGPFFMRSFEINEQSGNAGGLPQWPAKSLIIIGFALLLVQAISELVKRIAVMRGLIPDPHASQVHALEAEVEHLVEAIEKR; from the coding sequence TTGCAATCGCTCTTGAAATTGAGCCATGGAATCGACGCGTTTACGAGGTGGACGGGCAAGCGCCTGGCCTGGCTCATTCTGCTTGCTGTGATCATATCCGCCGTTAACGCGGCGGTACGGAAAACCTTCGACGTCTCGTCGAATTCCTGGCTCGAACTGCAATGGGTGCTGTTCGGCATCGTGTTCCTGCTGTGCTCGCCCTGGACGCTGCTCGACAACGAACATATCCGGATCGACATCGTGAACAATCTGTTCCCGAAGCGGGTCCGCGACATTATCGATCTCGTCGGCCATATTTTTTTCCTGCTGCCGCTGACCATCGTCATGATCGTCACCGGCGGTCCATTCTTCATGCGTTCATTCGAAATCAACGAGCAATCCGGCAACGCCGGCGGCTTGCCGCAATGGCCGGCCAAGTCGTTGATCATCATCGGGTTCGCGCTGTTGCTGGTTCAGGCCATCTCCGAACTGGTCAAGCGCATCGCGGTCATGCGCGGCCTTATTCCGGATCCGCACGCATCACAGGTACATGCACTCGAGGCCGAGGTCGAACACCTCGTCGAGGCGATCGAAAAACGCTGA
- a CDS encoding TRAP transporter large permease subunit, whose protein sequence is MTAFLIANMAPIMFASLVIILLLGYPAAFSLGAVGLIFAIVGIELGEFRPDFLQALPERVYGVMNNDTLLAIPFFTFMGLVLERSGMAEDLLDTIGQLFGTVRGGLAYAVVFVGALLAATTGVVAASVISMGLISLPIMLRYGYDRRMATGIIAASGTLAQIIPPSLVLIVMADQLGKSVGDMYEGAFIPGLVLAGLYAGYAFLITLLFPKAAPGLPAEAIGFREPNGSRGLWSLLVLFLASCVFGWFMMRGSDARGADYVVLSMFYGILFAFFVAVANWLVHKLTGYGFLSAMAQQTTFVMVPPLFLIFLVLGTIFVGIATPTEGGAMGAAGALILGAAKRRLSWDLIRQATESTAKLSAFVIFILIGARVFSLTFYGVNGHVWVEHLLTSLPGGQIGFLLFVNALVFVLAFFLDFFELAFIIIPLLGPAAEKLGIDLIWFGVILGVNMQTSFMHPPFGFALFYLRSVAPKEAYNDRVTGKRMDPVTTGQIYWGAVPFVVIQVLMVILVIMFPAMVMHYKGVGATIDPNTIKIEVPQIELPPIDFGSPKQ, encoded by the coding sequence ATGACTGCTTTTCTCATCGCCAACATGGCGCCGATCATGTTCGCCTCGCTGGTGATCATTCTGCTGCTCGGCTATCCGGCGGCTTTCTCACTCGGCGCAGTCGGACTGATCTTCGCCATTGTCGGCATCGAACTTGGCGAATTCCGTCCCGACTTCCTGCAAGCGCTTCCCGAGCGTGTGTACGGCGTGATGAACAACGACACGCTGCTCGCCATTCCGTTCTTCACGTTCATGGGACTGGTACTCGAACGATCGGGCATGGCTGAAGACCTGCTCGATACCATCGGGCAATTGTTCGGCACCGTCCGCGGCGGCCTCGCCTACGCCGTCGTTTTCGTCGGCGCTCTGCTCGCTGCGACGACCGGCGTCGTTGCAGCTTCCGTGATTTCGATGGGCCTGATCTCGCTGCCGATCATGTTGCGATATGGCTACGACCGGCGGATGGCGACTGGCATCATCGCCGCTTCGGGTACGCTGGCGCAAATCATTCCGCCCTCCCTCGTGCTGATTGTGATGGCCGACCAGCTCGGCAAGTCGGTCGGCGACATGTACGAAGGTGCGTTCATCCCGGGCCTGGTGCTCGCCGGACTTTATGCAGGCTATGCGTTTCTTATAACGTTGCTGTTTCCGAAAGCCGCTCCGGGACTGCCGGCGGAAGCGATCGGTTTCCGCGAGCCCAACGGCAGCCGCGGGCTATGGTCGCTTCTCGTGCTTTTCCTCGCCAGCTGCGTGTTCGGCTGGTTCATGATGCGCGGTTCGGACGCCCGCGGCGCAGATTACGTCGTGCTCAGCATGTTCTACGGCATCCTGTTCGCCTTCTTCGTGGCCGTCGCGAACTGGCTCGTGCACAAGCTTACCGGCTACGGTTTCCTGTCAGCGATGGCGCAGCAAACGACCTTCGTCATGGTGCCGCCGCTGTTTCTGATCTTCCTGGTGCTGGGCACGATCTTCGTTGGCATCGCAACGCCCACGGAAGGCGGCGCGATGGGAGCGGCCGGCGCCCTAATCCTCGGCGCGGCCAAGCGCCGGCTAAGCTGGGACCTGATCCGCCAAGCCACGGAATCGACGGCCAAGCTGTCGGCCTTCGTGATCTTCATCCTGATCGGCGCCCGCGTCTTCTCACTCACCTTCTACGGCGTAAACGGCCACGTCTGGGTCGAGCACCTCTTGACCTCGCTGCCCGGCGGCCAGATCGGCTTCCTGCTCTTCGTCAACGCGCTGGTGTTTGTGCTGGCCTTCTTCCTCGACTTTTTCGAGCTCGCCTTCATCATCATTCCCCTGCTCGGGCCGGCGGCGGAAAAACTCGGTATCGACCTGATCTGGTTCGGTGTCATTCTCGGCGTCAACATGCAGACCTCGTTCATGCATCCGCCGTTCGGATTCGCCCTGTTCTATCTGCGCTCGGTCGCGCCGAAAGAGGCCTACAACGATCGGGTCACCGGAAAGCGCATGGATCCAGTGACAACCGGCCAAATCTACTGGGGCGCCGTTCCGTTCGTCGTGATCCAGGTCCTCATGGTCATACTTGTCATCATGTTCCCCGCCATGGTGATGCATTACAAGGGCGTTGGCGCGACCATCGACCCGAACACGATCAAGATCGAGGTGCCGCAGATCGAGTTGCCGCCGATCGATTTCGGATCGCCGAAGCAATAG
- a CDS encoding TRAP transporter substrate-binding protein has product MKRRDFLKATGLGAAGAATLAAPAIAQGMPELKWRMPTSWPKSLDTLYGGAELMCKLVAEATDNKFQIQIFAAGEIVPGLQVLDAVQNGTCEIGHTASYYYFGKDPTFTFGSAVPFGPNQRLNQAWYMLGGGKELLNEFYKKYNVTSLLAGNTGCQMGGWFRKEIKTVDDLKGLKMRIGGFSGRVLQKLGAVPQQIAGGDIYPALEKGTIDAAEWVGPYDDEKLGFYKVAANYYYPGWWEGGPMLMAFVNLDKWNSLPKYYQSVLEQAGHHANSWMMAKYDQANPLALRKLIAGGAKLHAFPAPVMEACYKSAKELHTEVSASNADFKKVNDSLNAFTSQGYQWFQVAELGYDYFMARRSQG; this is encoded by the coding sequence ATGAAAAGAAGAGACTTTCTTAAAGCAACTGGCTTGGGTGCGGCGGGTGCCGCGACGCTCGCAGCGCCGGCGATCGCGCAAGGCATGCCGGAGCTGAAATGGCGAATGCCGACGAGCTGGCCGAAGTCGCTTGATACGCTGTACGGCGGCGCCGAGCTGATGTGCAAACTGGTTGCCGAAGCGACCGACAACAAGTTTCAGATCCAGATTTTTGCCGCTGGCGAGATCGTACCAGGGCTGCAGGTGCTGGATGCCGTGCAGAATGGCACCTGCGAGATCGGGCACACCGCCTCCTACTACTATTTCGGCAAGGATCCGACCTTCACCTTTGGCTCTGCTGTGCCGTTCGGCCCGAACCAGCGCCTCAACCAGGCCTGGTACATGCTGGGCGGCGGCAAGGAGCTGCTCAACGAGTTCTACAAGAAGTACAATGTGACCTCGCTGTTGGCCGGCAACACCGGCTGCCAGATGGGTGGCTGGTTCCGCAAGGAGATCAAGACCGTCGATGACCTCAAGGGTCTAAAAATGCGCATCGGCGGCTTCTCGGGCAGGGTGCTGCAAAAGCTCGGCGCGGTGCCGCAGCAGATCGCCGGCGGCGACATCTATCCGGCGCTGGAAAAGGGCACGATCGACGCGGCGGAATGGGTCGGTCCTTACGACGACGAGAAGCTCGGATTCTACAAGGTTGCCGCCAACTACTACTACCCGGGCTGGTGGGAAGGCGGCCCGATGCTGATGGCCTTCGTCAATCTCGATAAGTGGAATTCTCTGCCGAAATACTATCAGTCGGTGCTCGAGCAGGCCGGTCACCATGCCAACAGCTGGATGATGGCGAAATACGATCAGGCCAATCCGCTGGCGCTGCGCAAGCTGATCGCCGGCGGCGCAAAGCTCCATGCATTCCCGGCGCCGGTGATGGAAGCCTGTTATAAGTCGGCGAAGGAGTTGCATACCGAAGTCTCGGCCAGCAATGCCGACTTCAAGAAGGTCAATGACTCGCTCAATGCCTTCACGAGCCAGGGTTACCAATGGTTCCAGGTCGCCGAGCTCGGCTACGATTACTTCATGGCGCGACGCTCGCAGGGCTGA
- a CDS encoding TRAP transporter substrate-binding protein yields the protein MKRRDFLKVSAAGAAATAVASPAIAQSSPEIKWRLTSSFPKSLDTIYGGAEQVAKYVAEMTDNKFQIQVFAAGELVPGLQALDATTNNTVEMCHTVSYYYVGKDPTFAIYASVPFGLNARQQNSWWYQGGGEALGNEFFKKFGVVGFACGNTGTQMGGWFRKEIKTVADLSGLKMRIGGIAGQVLQKVGVVPQQLAGGDIYPALEKGTIDAAEWVGPYDDEKLGFQKVAKYYYYPGFWEGGPMVHAFANLDKWNALPKSYQAILTNATAHANTWMNARYDMQNPSALKRLVAGGTQLRPFTNEVLEACLKATNELWAEISGKNADFKKSVDAMQAYRSDQYLWWQVAEYTYDSFMIRSRTRG from the coding sequence ATGAAGCGTCGTGATTTTTTGAAGGTTTCAGCGGCCGGTGCTGCCGCGACAGCCGTTGCCTCGCCGGCGATCGCGCAATCATCGCCTGAGATCAAATGGCGCCTGACGTCGAGCTTCCCGAAATCGCTCGACACCATCTATGGCGGTGCGGAGCAAGTGGCCAAGTACGTCGCCGAAATGACCGACAACAAGTTTCAGATTCAGGTGTTCGCGGCCGGCGAGCTTGTCCCGGGCCTGCAGGCGCTGGATGCGACGACCAACAACACCGTCGAGATGTGCCACACCGTCTCCTACTACTACGTCGGCAAAGACCCGACCTTTGCGATCTACGCGTCGGTGCCGTTCGGCCTCAATGCGCGCCAGCAGAATTCCTGGTGGTACCAGGGCGGCGGCGAGGCGCTCGGTAATGAGTTCTTCAAGAAGTTCGGCGTGGTCGGCTTCGCCTGCGGCAATACCGGCACGCAGATGGGCGGCTGGTTCCGCAAGGAGATCAAGACCGTTGCCGATCTCTCCGGCCTCAAGATGCGCATCGGCGGCATCGCCGGCCAGGTCTTGCAGAAGGTCGGCGTGGTGCCGCAGCAGCTCGCCGGCGGCGACATCTATCCGGCGCTGGAAAAGGGCACCATCGATGCGGCCGAGTGGGTCGGTCCGTATGACGACGAGAAGCTCGGCTTCCAGAAGGTTGCGAAGTACTACTACTACCCGGGCTTCTGGGAAGGCGGTCCGATGGTCCACGCCTTCGCCAATCTCGACAAGTGGAATGCCTTGCCGAAGAGCTATCAGGCGATCCTGACCAATGCGACGGCGCATGCCAACACCTGGATGAATGCGCGTTACGACATGCAGAACCCGTCCGCGCTGAAGCGCCTGGTGGCCGGCGGCACGCAGCTGCGTCCGTTCACCAATGAGGTGCTGGAAGCGTGCCTGAAGGCGACCAACGAGCTGTGGGCCGAGATTTCTGGCAAAAACGCCGACTTCAAGAAGTCGGTGGACGCGATGCAGGCCTATCGCTCCGACCAGTATCTGTGGTGGCAGGTCGCCGAATACACCTATGACAGCTTCATGATCCGCTCGCGCACCCGCGGCTGA